The stretch of DNA CTTAAGCTACAATTGATCTTTTTGCAATGTCACCGTGTCTCAAATACAACAGGAAGTGCTTGGAATTTACAGGAAAtcggttttttttgcaaaatttcagatttgtTTTCAAACTTTCTCCTGGAATTTTGACAGTTGACTGGAAAGCTTGAATGGAATTTCCAGAacaagtttaaattaaaaaaaaaatgcatttttccggGCGATTTTCCCGTCCGGGTGTGGTTTTTGGGATGTAGGATGCGAAGGCGCATCGTTTGGCACCAAAAAagcggaaaattcaattttatttaattttatttttggagaaaaagagaaagaaagttTCGAAACTTTGTGATGTCTTGCTTCCACACTGTCAACTTTGCTGTGTGAGTGAGACAGAGAGTGTAATGAAACTTCGCGATGTCTCGCTCTCACACTGACAATTTTTCCGTGGGAGCGAGACGCATAGTCCAAAAATCATCGTGACCTCTCACTCATACTTTCTGTTTTCTGcgattttcttgcattttccgGGCGCTTTGTCCGTCCGGGTGTGGTTTTTGGGGCTTAGGAAGCGCCCCCGCATCGTTTGGTATcaaaaacgcgaaaaattcaaattttgccgaaaaaaaatttttcccagagtgtaaaaagccaaaaaatgaaatagcaACAGCATCAGTCCCTCTCGCTCCCACATCGCCTACTCAAGCAGCATATGTCGCATGATTGAATGGGTTAGCTAGTTACAGTACAAGCTGATTCAGTAGAcgaagaataagaagaagaagaagtaataaaatgtggttcttatgaaatattttgaattaaaaatccaATATCCGGCTAAATAAGTGTATCCAGAGTAGTGTCCACATCCTTTTGAACGATCTAGAAAACGACAGAAATTGCGGTAAGTGTCTGGGGGTGAAGGAATCCAAGAAACTTGTgcaaagtgaggttatgtggtggaaaatttttattgattttgcatTGCGTATTAATTTCGCGAACTTTCTGCACATTTGGGGCGCTCCCGGAGTGCTTTATCACCACCAGGAAGTTTTAAATTCACtggaaatttattgagaagacTTTTTAGGGGTTTGTTGGGGTTGTTTTTATTATGTAATCACACTCAAAAGGTCAGAGATCAatgggagattttttctttttgcagacTCCTTCCGGAAATGGAGGAATACGCACGAGAACCTTGCCCCTATCGCATTGTTGATGACTGTGGGGGTGCATTTGCCATGGGATGCATCGGTGGGGGTGTTTTCCAGGCAATTAAGGGCTTCCGCAATGCCCCATCGGGGATAAGCAGACGAATGGTGGGGAAACTTTTTGATGACCTTTTAACATTGTCCGGAGGAtgattttgttatttttctcttGATAGCTTGGTAGTCTTACAGCCATAAAAGCCAGATCTCCCGTAATTGCGGGAAATTTCGCCGTCTGGGGCGGAATGTTCAGCACAATTGACTGCACTCTCGTACACCTGCGCAAAAAGGAAGATCCGTGGAATTCGATAATTAGTGGAGCAGCCACTGGGGGAATTCTCGCGGCAAGAAATGGTAACAAAGCTCCTCTCtctgaatgttttattttttgttctaaaaaatgCGTTTTGTTGGGTTTTTTTGCAGGAGTTCCCGCCATGGCTGGCTCAGCAATCATCGGAGGAGTCCTCCTGGCTCTCATTGAGGGCGTTGGGATTCTCTTTACACGCCTCTCAGCTGAGCAATTCCGAATGCCAGGCCCCACGGAAGATCCTGCCGTTCTCAATGAAGCCTCCAATCAGGGTGGCGGCGGTGGGGGCTTCAGCTTTGGCAAGGCCCCACCAAATTATCAATAGCCAGGCATCTGTGGACGCTCTAGTGCGTGCGTGTGTGTGAATGCAATCCCgtgaaaatgtgataaaaCATCGTGTGGAAGAATTAGAGAGAATTCCTTTCCTGGGAAGGACATTTGGACAGGATTTGCTTCGATTCGGCATGGGAGGAATTTTGGggtattttttctcgttttacTCTCCCTCCCGCCGGTCTCCCCGGCATGTGGCTGAATCCCATCAGGTGTGTGTGCCATTGTGTACCATTTGGACACTCCTGGATGACGGATTGAGGCCTCCCTGACGCGCGCAAAAACAGGAaggtaaaagaaagaaattctctgtatataaaatttattaattaaaaataagagaCTACcaagaccaaaaaaaaaaacaaacaaaacaaaTCACTTTGGCGTCACTTCCTGCCCATTATTCCCATTGAAATCCTCCTCCAGCTCTGTCGTTGTTGCCGTTGAGTCCTTCCGCATGGCTAAGATTGAGGGAAATGCCTGCCCAACGATTGCTTTGAAGGCCTCATCTGTTGACATGAGGGGTTGATTGGAGTTCTGAAGAGCCTGCAAATAGACAATTTTTAGCTTCCGGAAACTTCCTTCTTGAggaatttgcaaagaatttaCCTTAATTGCCGCATTCTCAGCTTCCGTGAAAGGCTCCAGATTGTCCAGGTTGATTTCTTCCGGCATCCCAACACCCGAATGAAGCACCAGCTGCTGTGAGATGTTGACACATTCCGCCAGGAGATCCACAGCATTCCCCGAACGTAGTTTCAGCTCCCTAATCCCACTGAGGAACTTTAAATTCTTCAGCACATCCCTCGCCATGTCCCTCACTTGACGCGAAGTCATCTCCAGGAGTTGCTTATTGGAGGCCACAAGGAGATTATTCTTCTGCGTCAAGCTGGCCTTCCAGCGTGCCAATTCCTCCACCATTAGGCTACTGGCGAGGAATTTACTACGCCACACCTCACTCTGCCCCGCGAGGTATTCAATTTGTTCCGTATGCGTGGAAATGTTATTGGCAGAGTCCAGAAGAGCCCGTGCCAGCTGGAGTTTGTCCTCCGTGAGCACATTGACGCGTGTCTGGATGTCTTCCCCAAGGGCAGCCACAAGGAGATTCTTCAGTTCCGTATTGACCTGCACTTGAAACTTCAATTGACTCTCAAAACTCTCCTTGTCGCGCTTTGCTTCCTTCAGCTGCTGCTCCAGGGCAGCGATTTTCACCTCTGCGTCTGACATGCATCCAATTGACCTACTTTCAGGCATCCCCGGTGCATGCTGGAGCATTTCGCACGTTTTGAGATCCGACAGCTGCGACACGAGAACACCAAGATCGAGATTATTGCGAGATTTGGTACGCTGGGGTGGCTTCCGGAAGGGAATAATTGGGGTCACAGCACCTTTGTAGGGTTCAAAGGGAACAAATCGGGGTTCCTTATTCCGCGGAAGTGCCGTCTGTTTCCCCGTTGTGTGTACAACGTGGGGGACAAGTGTGAAAATCTTCCCAATTGGGGCCAGAGGAGATTCCTTCGGGATTGCTCCTCGGTGCTTTCTCTGATTTTCCCAGGGATTCTTCTTCAATGGAACTTCTTGGACGGATTTTTCACCTTTTGACGGTGTATTGGTTTCCTGCCCATCTCCCTGAGTCCGTTTTCctggaaaaaattcaacaaattccgtgagaaaaagattttttttcggagaaaagaaaaaatctcacctGCCTCCATTTCCGATAAACTATATCCATCTCACTCTTGCACACACAATGGCGTATCAATGCATCTCATGTGGACTTGAAAGCAGCtgatttaacacttggaggattttgcttgccatttgggcattttttgcgaatttttgttaaattttcacagaattaaaatctcttaaaaatatcgtgataattcCCTACATTTGTGTTATAtaatgtgtggaaaaatatattatcttttgggagaaaacgaaaacttttgaggttagaaacctacgatcctccaagtgttaatgcgagttgtttattttttgcgccatcgataaaaaaaatccgtaaAAATTTTGccctttttgagaaaattcgcCTGCGTGACAATGAGCGTGGAAGATGCTGAGCAAGTGGAGATGCTGGATCAGTTGGCGTACAACTGCAATCGTCTCCGGCATGAGCTGAAGGCAGCCAGTACGgcggaggaggaggaggaaattCTCAAGGTCTACCTCCGGAAGGCCGATGAGACTCACCAGCCCGTTGGGGATTTCAAGGAGGGTTCGTATCcaacaaaaacaaaataaaatgtagcaaaaattaatgaaatttttgaggttagatcTGGATTGGTTCAATGTGGAGGATCCCCTGACGCTGGGTGAGTCTCTACGTGGGAAGATTGTTGTGTTGGACTTTTTCACGTATTGCTGCATCAATTGCATGCACATCCTGCCGGATTTGAAGAAGCTCGAGGAGATGTTCACGGTGGAGGATGGGCTGGTGGTGATTGGGGTCCACAGTGCAAAGTTTGACAATGAAAAGGACTCCGCAAACATCCTGTCAGCCGTTCAGCGGTACAACATCACCCATCCCGTGGTGAATGACGTCAACTCGGCCATGTGGAATGAGCTGAATGTTCAATGTTGGCCAACACTGCTCGTTCTGGGGCCCCGTGGGAATCCCCTGTTTGTCCTAATGGGTGAAGGACACTTCCCCATCCTTGTGAAGTACATTCGTTCAGCATTGGAATTCTATCGCAATCAGGGAGCCATTGGGGCGGGCAGTTTGCCCATAAAACCCTCCACGGATCTCCTGATGAAGTCCAATTTGAAGTTTCCGGGGAAGATTGCCTGCTCAAAGGGGAGTGAGGCTGAGGATGGGGCTGAATTGTATGCCATTGCGGATTCCGGGAATCACAGGGTGGTGCTGATTAATGCTCAGGGGGAAGTGCTGCAGAAGATTGGTGGGAAGAGTGCGGGTTTTGCGGATGGGAACTTCAAGACGTGTCGCTTTGACTCCCCGCAGGGGCTGGTTTTCCTCGACAGTAACACCATCTTCGTGGCAGATACGGAAAATCACGCCATCCGGAAGATTTGTCTCCGGACACGCACGGTGGAGACCATCGTGGGCACGGGGAAGCAGGGAAATGATCGTGTTGGTGGGAAAATCGGTGTGGAGCAGGAAATCTCCTCGCCGTGGGATGTTGCGGTGTTCCGGACAAAGGATATGGACATGTCCTTCCACATGGATGAGAGCACAATCCCCGAGAAGACCCTCCTGCTGATTGCCATGGCGGGAACACATCAAATCTGGGCATACTTCATTGATGACCTCATCTGGTGGAAGTTCCGGAAATGCACGCAGGGCACGTGCGCTATGATTGCAGGGAATGGGAATGAGGAGAATAGGAACAATGCCTATCCCACAAATGCTTCCTTTGCCCAACCATCCGGGATTGCCATTGCCAGGGACACAAAGGAGCTCTTCATTGCCGACAGTGAGAGTTCGTGTGTCCGGAAGCTCTCTCTGAGCGATGGGAAGGTGTCCGGGGTTGTTGGCGGGGAGAGAAATCCCCAAAATCTCTTTGCTTTCGGCGATGTTGATGGGAAGAGTGTGCTGGCGAAGTTGCAGCACCCCCTGGGGGTGACCTACAATGGGCGCGATAAGCTGATCTACGTGGCAGACACGTACAATCACAAAATCAAACGAATTGACTCCCTGACCCAATCAGTGACCACGCTGGACGTCAAAGGGCATGCATTCAATGAACCTGGTGGTTTGTGCGTGAATCCCAGTGGGACGCACCTCTATGTGGCCGATACGAACAATCATACCATTGAGATTGTCTCTCTGGCCACGCTGGAAGCGAGAACTCTCAGCATTTCCTTCAGCTCCTCCGGGAATGATGCTCTCCGTCATCCCGGCACTCCGCTGCAATTCGGGCGGTTAGTGCTGAAGCCTCAAGGGGGGAAGATTCGCCTGTCAATCACCCTGAACCTTGAGCAGGAGTTGGGATTCACGGAGGAAGCACCGCAAAAGTGGAATGTGTACCTGCCGAATGATTCGTGGTACGTTAGTCAGCAGAATGGAACCCTCCGGAAGGGGCATTCAGTGGATATTGACATTACCGTGCCCGAGGCGAGTTTTCGCCTCCAAGTGGACAGTTTCAGTGTCCACTTTAAGCTGGCTCTGTGCTCCTCACGCGGCGTGTGCTTCCCACGTTCATTCTCAGTGGCATTTCCCGTCTGCTACGAAAAAGACGGCCTGGATTGCATCATTGAGGATGTCCACGTGAAGATTGATGAGAACCTCGTGAAGCTCTAGCAGTTTCTCCAGCATCATCTTTTGTATCAAAGCAATGATTTTGCAATGAATAAAATCATCAATCCCAGgacaatttgtttttcttgcgCTTCCTTGaatttaagcttaaaattcctttcaagAAATTCATCCGGAAGCACTCCAGTAGTGagaatttatcctttttttcaatccttaagttcttttattttttttttaacaaccaGGAAGTCccaaaaatctcaaagaataGACCTTAtttagcgaccaagaaacccttgaaatctttgaattttgtactgaaatttcaagaaaataaaagacaaaagtttcaattttttggaGTCATTTAATCAGCAAAAGCTAAGCCTTGCAGCGCTCCAGAAGAGGGTCCAgcatcttcttctctttttttaatactcCTCAGCCCCCTCGTTCTCTCCCTCGCCGGAATCCATGCCGACCTCCTCGTAGTCCTTCTCGAGGGCAGCCAAATCCTCACGCGCCTCGGAGAATTCTCCCTCCTCCATGCCCTCGCCGACGTACCAGTGCACGAAGGCGCGCTTGGCGTACATGAGATCGAACTTGTGGTCAAGACGAGCCCATGCCTCGGCGATGGCGGTGGTGTTGGACAACATGCAGACAGCACGCTGCACCTTGGCCAGATCGCCGCCGGGCACGACAGTGGGTGGTTGGTAGTTGATGCCGACCTTGAAGCCGGTGGGGCACCAATCGACGAACTGGATGGTGCGCTTGGTCTTGATGGTGGCGATGGCAGCATTCACATCCTTGGGCACGACGTCCCCGCGGTACAGCATGCAGCACGCCATGTACTTGCCGTGACGCGGATCGCACTTGACCATCTGATTGGCGGGCTCAAAGCACGCGTTCGTGATCTCGGCCACGCTCAGTTGCTCGTGGTAGGCCTTCTCGGCGCTAATCACCGGCGCATACGTCACGAGGGGGAAATGAATGCGTGGGTAGGGCACCAAGTTGGTCTGGAACTCCGTGAGATCCACATTGAGAGCACCGTCGAAGCGCAAACTGGCCGTGATGGAGGAGACAATCTGGCCAATCAAGCGATTGAGATTGGTGTAGGTGGGGCGCTCAATGTCCAAATTGCGGCGGCAGATGTCGTAGATGGCCTCATTGTCCACCATGAAGGCACAGTCAGAGTGCTCAAGGGTGGTGTGGGTGGTGAGGATGGAGTTGTAGGGCTCCACGACGGCCGTGCTGACCTGCGGGGCTGGGTAGATGGCAAACTCCAGCTTGGACTTCTTGCCGTAGTCCACGGAGAGGCGCTCCATGAGGAGGGAGGTGAACCCAGAGCCGGTGCCACCGCCGAAGGAGTGGAAGATGAGGAAACCCTGCAGTCCGGTGCACTGATCGGCCAGCTTCCGGATGCGATCCAGCACCAGGTCGACAATCTCCTTGCCGATGGTGTAGTGCCCGCGGGCGTAGTTGTTGGCGGCATCCTCCTTGCCCGTGATCAGCTGTTCCGGGTGGAAGAGCTGCCTGTACGTCCCGGTGCGCACTTCATCCACCACAGTGGGCTCCAGGTCGACGAACACAGCGCGTGGGACGTGCTTCCCGGCCCCTGTCTCGCTGAAGAAGGTGTTGAAGGAGTCATCGCCCCCACCCACCGTCTTATCCGATGGCATCTGGCCGTCGGGTTGGATTCCGTGCTCGAGGCAGTACAGCTCCCAGCAAGCATTGCCGATCTGCACTCCAGCCTGACCCACATGAACTGAGATACACTCAcgctgcaaagaaaaaatttagtttttttaatttttatttccggTCAATCATAGGAGGCGGCGATGGTGGTGgggggaaagaaaagaaagatggCGTCACTGTGAGTCATCATCTCCCCTCAATGGCAGAGCCGGgtgtggcatttttttttccttcaattttcttcagtttttctttcatttgagtttattctttgattaatttcttttctttttaatctttttaatgaaaaacttgaaggcttttgcaatgaaaattgaaggaaaaatcaatttttcttcacacagaGACGCCACGCTGTCGCATTGCAGAACTTTCTTTCCATTTCCactttcactttaaaaaacctcaaaaagaggaaaattcatcaCAACTACTCACCATGTTGATTAAattgagagtttttcacttgaacttgtgagaaaatttggaGAAAATCAGAGAATTTGTTGCTTACACAGCGGGCTTGCAATGTGCCGTACGTGCGAGAACAAAATGATGTGCGGCAAATGTTGCTTTGCTCTTTTATAGACAACGTGACGTCACACATATGCATCATTGCTCCCTGGATGTGATTGGCTGGACAAACTCAGCGACGGcgaaatgaataaaagttCGCGTAACGGTCGCGTGAGCTTTTGGATGAGACGCAGAGGTGGAGGAGGaaatgaagaataataaaaaaaaatcttctcattaacactcggaggactttactggtaattggtaccaattgaaaccttaaaatcgtcacagaataaaatctattggacttatctcgatgaatttagcatctatgtgtagggaattttaattactttaagatagcagaaagaaaatctcgagaaaagtcttttctttggaagataattgaggtcaaagtcagaatccaacgcggaggatcaaattggtaataactaccagtcaaaatcccatacatttttgccgtggttttgaggttatgtttccccatatttcccaaataaagtactcttgttcacttttcctcggtaaaaatcattaatgtggactaattttattgccggaagtgattaaaaagttacttaaagaatcaaagtttgtgattatttaggcgcaataataaattatgtaaaattgtagctaaaaaagtcgtttgaattggcaattttgcatcgattctacgcaattttttttcagtgacgattttctaaattaaatatttagtaattcgaTGTAGAAATGCTTGaaggaaattgagaattagtgaaactttcgatccttgttcaataaactgattaataattaattattgagcatattttatcaactggtacttattaccaatttgatcctccgcgttgtgccaaatgttgggtcctccaagtgttaaaaaagaaattgaaagaaatagaGAATTTTAGAGCTATTTTGGACAATTCAGAGCGTTGTAAAAATAATCAACGGCGCCTATGCTGCATGAAAGGCATGAAAAAGAGTttgaggaagatttttttatcaaatgcaatttttccacGCAAACCTtctattttgtacaaaaaatcaataatattgGCAATTTTCGTGTTTGCATGTCCCttctgattgatttttattaaatttttattgaaaataagctaggaaaaggagaattttattttcatatgcAGCTTTTGCACGAAGAGCAAATTCATTGCCAAACTTTAAcaattattggatttttttatgtggtaaaagaaattctcaagcagtttggatgaaaaatgaaagatttttacttcagaaaaaaataaatcagaaatgagaacaaaatgattaaaaaagaatgtgaagaaaaagagattttccgcTTTTTTTGGCGTTAAAATTATTCGTTTTGGGAGATCTAATTTTGTCGCCTCTCAACTTTCCCTCCAAGGGCTCTGCATTCCAAGACTAATCTTTGCATTTCCCCCCAGATTTCGTGTCTATTTCTGGCCAAGAAAGTTCATCTGCTGCATCTCAAAGCAGTGCCACAGCAgcacaatttcttttgagattttcacaGCAACTTCTCTTCATTCGCACACGCCGTGTGGGATGAATTTTGCATGAGATTCAATGACATCATTCACACAATGTGAGCTGGATTTGTCTCGCCGGAGAATCATGACCAAATCTGGACGACTGGTTCTCCTCACCACCTGCCCACATTGAGAAAACGTACAACATACTCAACCACTCGCTCAATTCTCAACCAAATTCGGTTGAATGGcgcgagaaaaataataagattGCCTTTTCTCTTGGCAACATGAATCACGCGATTCGTGGCCGCTATTTgctattgattttcttcatgcgagtttatctaattttagcaattttagAGACAAACAATAttccaaaaaacttttagctTAACTCCAAAATCAAAAGAAGAATCATTCAATTGAAAGATTTGAGGAAGGAAACTCGTCTCTTTGAGAGCTATTAAATTGCTCCAAAAATGAATCTCGCgagaaaagaaagtttttgtaCTGTTTAATTTCAGGGTCAATGTCTTCATGAGTTTTTAGTGTTTCAACAAGCATTAAATTCATCTCTGAAGCAAAtcacaatttaatattttcgtCGTAAGTACAGCAGAAGGGAAAGAATTGATCCAAGACGGCAATTATACTTAGCAAAACTTACTGgactagaaaaattaaaaattaataatccaCACAGAGATAGACAAATCATCATTAAATCTATGCTAAACTGTCGAATCGCTTAAAAACTCGTCAAGGAAAAGGAAAGGTTATTAAATGAGGATTTTAAAGGATCTTAAGTCCTTTTATGGTtcatcataaattaattttcagaggaaaaagatttaaatttaaataaggaGTAAGAAATgcgaaagagaatttttgtccttctaaaaaaatcaatttattagcATTATTCAACATTCAATCAATTCTTGACCTTCAGAACTAGAActttgaataatttacaatttgatttatttttttttgcagaataatagaatattatttcattaggaaaataaaatcaataattttatgaagTCTTTTTAACAGTCTTTCTAAAGTtgtaacataaaaaaaataattaaaaatcactaaaatttaacgaattttaatgaattttcagatattttaCCTCCACAAGaatgcataaagtcctttttacCGCAACTTTTCGCCGTCGCTGAGTTTGTCCAGCCAATCACATCCAGGGAGCAATGATGCATATGTGTGACGTCACGTTGTCTATAAAAGAGCAAAGCAACATTTGCCGCACATCATTTTGTTCTCGCACGTACGGCACATTGCAAGCCCGCTGTGTAAGCAACAAATTCTCTGATTTTCTCCAAATTTCTCACAAGTTTCcagtgaaaaactctcaatTAAATCAACATGGTGAGTAGTTGTGatgaatt from Lutzomyia longipalpis isolate SR_M1_2022 chromosome 1, ASM2433408v1 encodes:
- the LOC129787853 gene encoding mitochondrial import inner membrane translocase subunit Tim17-B isoform X1 gives rise to the protein MEEYAREPCPYRIVDDCGGAFAMGCIGGGVFQAIKGFRNAPSGISRRMLGSLTAIKARSPVIAGNFAVWGGMFSTIDCTLVHLRKKEDPWNSIISGAATGGILAARNGNKAPLSECFIFCSKKCVLLGFFAGVPAMAGSAIIGGVLLALIEGVGILFTRLSAEQFRMPGPTEDPAVLNEASNQGGGGGGFSFGKAPPNYQ
- the LOC129787853 gene encoding mitochondrial import inner membrane translocase subunit Tim17-B isoform X2 — translated: MEEYAREPCPYRIVDDCGGAFAMGCIGGGVFQAIKGFRNAPSGISRRMLGSLTAIKARSPVIAGNFAVWGGMFSTIDCTLVHLRKKEDPWNSIISGAATGGILAARNGVPAMAGSAIIGGVLLALIEGVGILFTRLSAEQFRMPGPTEDPAVLNEASNQGGGGGGFSFGKAPPNYQ
- the LOC129787851 gene encoding golgin-45 — translated: MEAGKRTQGDGQETNTPSKGEKSVQEVPLKKNPWENQRKHRGAIPKESPLAPIGKIFTLVPHVVHTTGKQTALPRNKEPRFVPFEPYKGAVTPIIPFRKPPQRTKSRNNLDLGVLVSQLSDLKTCEMLQHAPGMPESRSIGCMSDAEVKIAALEQQLKEAKRDKESFESQLKFQVQVNTELKNLLVAALGEDIQTRVNVLTEDKLQLARALLDSANNISTHTEQIEYLAGQSEVWRSKFLASSLMVEELARWKASLTQKNNLLVASNKQLLEMTSRQVRDMARDVLKNLKFLSGIRELKLRSGNAVDLLAECVNISQQLVLHSGVGMPEEINLDNLEPFTEAENAAIKALQNSNQPLMSTDEAFKAIVGQAFPSILAMRKDSTATTTELEEDFNGNNGQEVTPK
- the LOC129787848 gene encoding NHL repeat-containing protein 2, whose protein sequence is MSVEDAEQVEMLDQLAYNCNRLRHELKAASTAEEEEEILKVYLRKADETHQPVGDFKEDLDWFNVEDPLTLGESLRGKIVVLDFFTYCCINCMHILPDLKKLEEMFTVEDGLVVIGVHSAKFDNEKDSANILSAVQRYNITHPVVNDVNSAMWNELNVQCWPTLLVLGPRGNPLFVLMGEGHFPILVKYIRSALEFYRNQGAIGAGSLPIKPSTDLLMKSNLKFPGKIACSKGSEAEDGAELYAIADSGNHRVVLINAQGEVLQKIGGKSAGFADGNFKTCRFDSPQGLVFLDSNTIFVADTENHAIRKICLRTRTVETIVGTGKQGNDRVGGKIGVEQEISSPWDVAVFRTKDMDMSFHMDESTIPEKTLLLIAMAGTHQIWAYFIDDLIWWKFRKCTQGTCAMIAGNGNEENRNNAYPTNASFAQPSGIAIARDTKELFIADSESSCVRKLSLSDGKVSGVVGGERNPQNLFAFGDVDGKSVLAKLQHPLGVTYNGRDKLIYVADTYNHKIKRIDSLTQSVTTLDVKGHAFNEPGGLCVNPSGTHLYVADTNNHTIEIVSLATLEARTLSISFSSSGNDALRHPGTPLQFGRLVLKPQGGKIRLSITLNLEQELGFTEEAPQKWNVYLPNDSWYVSQQNGTLRKGHSVDIDITVPEASFRLQVDSFSVHFKLALCSSRGVCFPRSFSVAFPVCYEKDGLDCIIEDVHVKIDENLVKL
- the LOC129787849 gene encoding tubulin alpha-1 chain, translated to MRECISVHVGQAGVQIGNACWELYCLEHGIQPDGQMPSDKTVGGGDDSFNTFFSETGAGKHVPRAVFVDLEPTVVDEVRTGTYRQLFHPEQLITGKEDAANNYARGHYTIGKEIVDLVLDRIRKLADQCTGLQGFLIFHSFGGGTGSGFTSLLMERLSVDYGKKSKLEFAIYPAPQVSTAVVEPYNSILTTHTTLEHSDCAFMVDNEAIYDICRRNLDIERPTYTNLNRLIGQIVSSITASLRFDGALNVDLTEFQTNLVPYPRIHFPLVTYAPVISAEKAYHEQLSVAEITNACFEPANQMVKCDPRHGKYMACCMLYRGDVVPKDVNAAIATIKTKRTIQFVDWCPTGFKVGINYQPPTVVPGGDLAKVQRAVCMLSNTTAIAEAWARLDHKFDLMYAKRAFVHWYVGEGMEEGEFSEAREDLAALEKDYEEVGMDSGEGENEGAEEY